In Nasonia vitripennis strain AsymCx chromosome 2, Nvit_psr_1.1, whole genome shotgun sequence, a genomic segment contains:
- the LOC100117489 gene encoding nicotinamidase, with protein sequence MDACFAAFDKDQDGFLSIVEFELICKALFRNDRGKVYALEEDRLRDIFGVFDTDGNGLIDRKEFEICWNRWIKVCTRPKSAFLVVDVQNDFISGSLNIKKCAARHDGSEVIEPINKLLDTVPFDAVFYSLDWHPVDHVSFIDNLHLRELDESSGIRKDEARVYDTVTFKGPPMLKQRLWPRHCVQDTWGAELHKDLKIVERGVKVYKGTNPEVDSYSVFWDNKKLTETTLSSQLQEKGATDIYVCGVAYDVCVGATAIDALTSGYRTILVDDCSRGVDLVDIEKTKAQVISDNGVIITSSQVMAMVEGRDRRPELGYKLAMEIEKGKRSKSDIKNKIVD encoded by the exons ATGGACGCGTGTTTCGCCGCATTCGACAAGGATCAGGACGGCTTCCTGTCGATCGTCGAGTTCGAGCTTATTTGCAAGGCGCTCTTCAGAAACGACCGGGGCAAGGTTTACGCCCTCGAGGAAGACCGGCTGAGGGACATCTTCGGGGTATTCGATACAGATGGTAATGGGCTGATCGACAGGAAGGAATTCGAG ATATGCTGGAACCGATGGATCAAGGTGTGCACGAGACCGAAGAGCGCCttcctcgtcgtcgacgtGCAAAACGACTTTATTTCCGGCTCGCTGAATATAAAAAAGTGTGCCGCACGCCACGACGGCTCGGAAGTTATCGAACCCATAAACAAACTTCTGGACACGGTGCCGTTCGACGCGGTATTTTACTCCCTCGACTGGCATCCCGTGGATCACGTGTCCTTCATCGATAATCTGCATTTACG AGAGCTCGACGAATCGAGCGGCATCCGCAAGGACGAGGCCCGAGTCTACGACACGGTCACGTTCAAGGGCCCGCCTATGCTGAAGCAGCGACTCTGGCCTCGACACTGCGTGCAGGACACGTGGGGCGCGGAGCTGCACAAGGACCTGAAGATCGTCGAGCGAGGCGTCAAGGTCTACAAGGGCACGAACCCCGAGGTCGACTCCTACTCCGTCTTCTGGGACAACAAGAAGCTCACGGAAACGACGCTGTCGTCGCAGCTGCAGGAGAAAGGCGCCACCGACATCTACGTCTGCGGCGTGGCTTACGACGTCTGCGTCGGGGCGACCGCCATCGACGCCCTCACCAGTGGCTATCGTACCATCCTAGTAGACGACTGCAGCAGAGGCGTCGATCTCGTCGACATCGAGAAGACCAAGGCGCAGGTCATCTCTGACAATGGGGTCATCATCACGTCCAGCCAGGTCATGGCTATGGTCGAGGGTAGAGACCGGAGGCCCGAGCTGGGCTACAAACTCGCCATGGAGATCGAGAAGGGAAAGAGAAGCAAGTCGGATATTAAGAACAAGATCGTAGATTGA